A window of Vigna unguiculata cultivar IT97K-499-35 chromosome 4, ASM411807v1, whole genome shotgun sequence contains these coding sequences:
- the LOC114180725 gene encoding uncharacterized protein LOC114180725, translated as MGEHHEVDIEGSYTGRIFKSKAFPPVTAAELKDFISSQNSSVVMAKKLDMIKDIDGRRETLKLGVRVLDLWYIHNRESNVHLEMILIDQMGDKIHCIVKNDEFDMWDGKLKEGDTYIMHNFKIVKNDGQYRVCDHPFKLLFIGATSVRPQPIANIPNSVYQFRSIKEVVAGNFSPDLLIERYNDNPNSDKLVIILTQAKVKAATGEWPVSVSNTWNGTKLLMDDAIPEITQFKQRMSADDLTIMSQSGSQLTQSSQYSDAERFVYKCLVKSVSEIPLIKKLTILDPLQEMICVTVATTTKFSLDNDGWYYLVCNHCNKRTNETGPFKCTYCDQDNNMPSFKYKLQLQVCDDAFNYANFVVWDQECRNIIDISAEELQMKMIKVGEDDPKCFPDELDVMLGCTLAFKLRTQPRNKFASVIKVSDLPEIINYIKKLIQPVNLGECSHKNIINLVGDTSTGMIADFRSKGVCNLAADSDHDLMSLSGTADNDPDNSSLGTPSKRIVPNSGVSVQSSEDIESGELSATKPMKTIKQEID; from the exons ATGGGGGAGCATCATGAAGTGGATATTGAGGGATCATATACTGGAAGGATCTTT AAGTCCAAAGCTTTCCCTCCTGTTACTGCAGCTGAGTTGAAAGATTTCATTTCAAGTCAGAATTCTTCG GTCGTAATGGCAAAGAAGTTGGATATGATTAAAGATATTGATGGCAGGAGGGAGACCCTGAAACTTGGTGTCAGAGTGCTTGATTTGTGGTATATTCATAACCGCGAATCCAATGTGCACCTTGAAATGATTTTGATTGACCAAATG GGGGACAAGATACATTGCATAGTTAAGAATGACGAATTTGATATGTGGGATGGTAAGTTGAAGGAAGGCGATACATATATCATgcacaatttcaaaattgtgaaaaatgatGGTCAGTATAGAGTGTGTGACCATCCTTTTAAATTGTTGTTTATCGGAGCCACCTCTGTTCGTCCCCAACCGATTGCAAATATACCCAATAGTGTTTACCAGTTTCGGAGCATAAAAGAGGTAGTGGCTGGTAATTTCTCTCCAGATTTGTTGATTG AAAGGTATAATGACAATCCAAATTCTGACAAGTTGGTTATCATTCTTACTCAAGCCAAAGTTAAAGCAGCTACAG GGGAATGGCCAGTGTCTGTGTCCAATACATGGAATGGGACAAAATTACTTATGGATGATGCTATTCCCGAAATTACACAATTCAAACAACG AATGTCTGCTGATGACTTAACAATTATGAGTCAATCTGGCAGTCAATTGACTCAGTCCTCCCAATACAGTGATGCTGAAAGGTTTGTTTATAAATGTTTGGTGAAGAGCGTATCTGAAATTCCATTGATTAAAAAG TTGACTATATTGGACCCTCTGCAGGAAATGATATGTGTAACTGTGGCCACAACCACTAAGTTTAGTCTTGATAACGATGGGTGGTACTACTTGGTTTGTAATCATTGCAACAAAAGAACTAATGAAACTGGTCCTTTTAAATGCACCTATTGTGATCAAGACAACAACATGCCGTCGTTCaa GTataaacttcagttgcaagttTGTGATGATGCGTTTAATTATGCCAACTTCGTGGTGTGGGATCAAGAATGTAGAAACATTATTGATATTTCCGCTGAAGAATTGCAAATGAAAATGATCAAG gtGGGCGAAGATGATCCCAAGTGCTTTCCCGATGAGTTGGATGTAATGTTAGGTTGTACTCTCGCTTTCAAACTTCGAACCCAACCAAGGAACAAATTTGCGTCTGTCATTAAAGTGTCTGACTTACCTGAAATCATCAATTACATTAAGAAGCTTATACAACCCGTAAAT CTTGGTGAGTGCAGTCATAAGAACATAATTAATCTAGTAGGTGATACTTCCACTGGAATG ATTGCTGATTTTCGTTCAAAAGGAGTTTGTAATTTAGCAGCAGACAGTGATCATGACTTg ATGAGTTTGAGTGGAACAGCTGACAATGATCCTGATAATTCATCTTTGGGTACTCCATCAAAGAGAATCGTTCCAAATAGTGGTGTATCTGTACAATCGTCTGAAGACATAGAGTCTGGTGAACTATCAGCTACCAAGCCCATGAAGACTATCAAGCAAGAGATCGACTGA